One stretch of Pseudomonas azotoformans DNA includes these proteins:
- a CDS encoding class II fumarate hydratase, with protein sequence MTTQRIEHDAFGPVSIPADRYWGAQTQRALEVFGSKQPFPASLIRAFGHQKRACARANVRLGALAPALAQAIEQAADELANGELDLHFPLSVWQTGSGTQTNMNANEVIANRANLALGGELGSKSPVHPNDHVNCSQSSNDSFPTVMHLTTVLELRGRLLPALGHLRDGLNAKADAWQDVLKIGRTHLMDAVPMSQGQAFGAFAQQIQHGIARIEACMPRLCLLPQGGTAVGTGLNTPVGFDVAFCEEISRLTGEPFETNPCKFEGMGTHDALVEASGALNVLAVSLTKIANDIRLLGSGPRCGLGELIVPDDGLTSSIMPGKRNPTIAEVLVQAAMQVMGNHTTITLAGASSTFELNVAKPVLIHNLLQSIDVLTDGVDLFTHKLLSGLEVNRPQLAHNVEHSLLMATVLNPLLGYDRVAQITRKAADEGLSPKEAAVQLGLISAEEYEQRVRPETMIHPTAPTNNG encoded by the coding sequence ATGACTACTCAGCGAATCGAACACGACGCGTTCGGCCCGGTGTCCATACCGGCCGACCGCTACTGGGGCGCACAGACCCAGCGGGCGCTGGAGGTGTTCGGCAGCAAACAGCCGTTCCCCGCCAGCCTGATCCGCGCCTTCGGCCACCAGAAACGCGCGTGTGCCCGTGCCAACGTACGCCTTGGCGCGCTGGCGCCCGCCCTGGCGCAGGCAATCGAACAGGCCGCGGACGAACTGGCCAACGGCGAGCTCGACCTGCACTTTCCGCTGTCGGTCTGGCAAACCGGCTCCGGCACCCAGACCAACATGAACGCCAACGAGGTGATCGCCAACCGCGCCAACCTCGCGCTCGGCGGTGAACTGGGCAGCAAGTCGCCGGTGCATCCCAACGACCATGTGAACTGCTCGCAGTCGTCCAACGACAGCTTCCCCACGGTGATGCACCTGACCACCGTGCTGGAACTGCGCGGTCGCCTGCTGCCTGCATTGGGCCATCTGCGTGATGGACTCAACGCCAAGGCAGACGCCTGGCAGGACGTGCTGAAAATCGGTCGCACCCACCTGATGGATGCGGTGCCCATGAGCCAGGGCCAGGCATTTGGCGCGTTTGCCCAGCAAATCCAGCACGGTATCGCGCGCATCGAAGCGTGCATGCCGCGCCTTTGCCTGCTGCCCCAAGGCGGCACGGCGGTGGGCACTGGGTTGAATACACCTGTCGGTTTTGACGTGGCGTTCTGCGAGGAAATCAGCCGGCTCACCGGCGAACCCTTCGAAACCAACCCGTGCAAATTCGAAGGCATGGGCACCCACGATGCCCTGGTCGAAGCCTCTGGCGCGCTGAATGTGCTGGCCGTGTCATTGACCAAGATCGCCAATGACATCCGCCTGCTCGGTTCGGGTCCGCGCTGCGGCCTGGGTGAATTGATCGTGCCGGACGATGGCCTGACCTCCTCGATCATGCCCGGCAAACGCAACCCGACCATTGCCGAAGTACTGGTGCAGGCGGCGATGCAGGTGATGGGCAACCACACCACGATCACTCTGGCGGGCGCTTCGAGCACCTTCGAATTGAACGTGGCCAAGCCGGTGCTGATCCATAACCTGCTGCAATCGATCGACGTGCTCACAGACGGCGTCGACCTGTTCACCCACAAGCTGCTGAGCGGCCTGGAGGTGAACCGCCCGCAGTTGGCACACAACGTGGAGCATTCATTGCTGATGGCGACGGTGCTCAACCCGCTGCTGGGTTATGACCGCGTGGCCCAGATCACCCGCAAGGCCGCGGACGAGGGCTTGTCACCCAAAGAGGCGGCGGTGCAATTGGGCTTGATCAGCGCCGAAGAGTACGAACAACGGGTAAGGCCGGAAACGATGATTCATCCCACTGCGCCGACAAACAACGGCTGA
- a CDS encoding cation:dicarboxylate symporter family transporter has product MSSTPAKKPLYKDLTFQVVAAMFLGIAFGFLAPELAASFKILGDIFLKLIKTAVAPLVFFTVVHGIASAGDIKRVGKVGLRALIYFEVVSTIALAIGLLWGNLLQIGSGMHDAHPSSAAAAAASAAVAKGHAPASTMDFIYGIFPDNFVGAFAGGQLLQVLVISVLFGFALLALKPERREVIEDGLNRISECFFEFINLIMKFAPLGAFGSVAYAVGSNGTAVLMSLANLVLMFYVGIAFFIFVVLGAVCRLSGFSLWRFLTYIKDEIFIVLGTASSESALPRLLQKLEKFGCSKQSVGLVLPTGYAFNLDGTSIYMSLCVLFIANAYGVSLSWEQQLGIIAIMLVTSKGAAAVSGGSFVVFAATVTAIGVLPAEGLALLFGVYRFMSMAIATCNTIGNSVATVVVSKWSGEFSQQTAQGEYQRVLGRAAGAAL; this is encoded by the coding sequence ATGTCATCCACCCCCGCCAAAAAACCGCTCTACAAGGACCTGACCTTCCAGGTCGTCGCCGCCATGTTCCTCGGCATTGCCTTCGGCTTTCTCGCCCCGGAACTGGCCGCCAGCTTCAAGATCCTCGGCGATATCTTCCTCAAGCTGATCAAGACCGCTGTCGCGCCGCTGGTATTTTTCACGGTGGTCCACGGCATCGCGTCAGCCGGTGATATCAAGCGGGTCGGCAAGGTCGGCCTGCGTGCGTTGATCTACTTCGAAGTGGTGTCGACCATCGCCCTGGCCATCGGCCTGTTGTGGGGCAACCTGCTGCAGATCGGCTCCGGCATGCATGACGCCCACCCGAGCAGCGCCGCTGCCGCCGCCGCGAGCGCCGCCGTGGCCAAGGGGCATGCGCCCGCCTCGACCATGGACTTTATCTACGGCATCTTCCCGGACAATTTCGTCGGTGCCTTCGCCGGCGGCCAGCTGCTGCAAGTGCTGGTGATCTCGGTGCTGTTCGGCTTCGCCCTGCTGGCGTTGAAGCCCGAGCGCCGTGAAGTGATCGAGGACGGCCTGAACCGCATCTCCGAATGCTTCTTCGAGTTCATCAACCTGATCATGAAGTTCGCGCCCCTGGGTGCCTTCGGCTCGGTGGCGTACGCGGTGGGCAGCAATGGCACAGCGGTGCTGATGTCCCTGGCCAACCTGGTGTTGATGTTCTACGTCGGCATCGCCTTCTTCATCTTTGTGGTGCTGGGCGCCGTGTGCCGGTTGAGCGGCTTCAGCCTGTGGCGCTTCCTCACCTATATCAAGGATGAAATCTTCATCGTGCTCGGCACCGCCTCGTCGGAAAGCGCCCTACCGCGCCTGCTGCAAAAGCTCGAGAAATTCGGCTGTTCCAAACAGAGCGTCGGTCTGGTGCTGCCTACCGGCTATGCGTTCAACCTCGACGGCACATCGATCTACATGTCGCTGTGCGTGCTGTTTATCGCCAATGCCTACGGCGTGTCGCTGAGCTGGGAACAACAACTGGGCATCATTGCGATCATGTTGGTGACCTCCAAGGGCGCGGCGGCGGTGTCGGGTGGCAGCTTTGTGGTGTTTGCCGCGACCGTGACCGCCATCGGCGTACTGCCGGCCGAAGGCCTGGCGCTGCTGTTCGGCGTGTACCGCTTCATGTCCATGGCGATTGCCACCTGCAACACCATCGGCAACAGCGTGGCCACGGTGGTGGTATCGAAATGGTCCGGCGAGTTCTCCCAGCAGACTGCCCAGGGTGAATATCAACGCGTGCTCGGCCGTGCCGCCGGCGCTGCGCTTTAA